GACGGCGTGGTGCAGGCCGCCTACGGCGGCAAGCGTGCCATCGCCTGGATGGAGATCTATGCCGGTGAAAAGGCGAACAGCGTTTACGGCGCCGACACCTGGCTGCCTGCCGAGACTCTCGACGCCATTCGTGAATACAGCGTTGCCATCAAGGGGCCGCTCACGACACCGGTGGGCGGCGGTATCCGCTCGCTCAACGTCACCCTGCGCCAGGAGCTGGACCTGTACGTGTGCCAGCGGCCGGTCCGGTACTTCGACGGTACGCCGAGTCCGCTGCGCGAACCGCAGCACACCAACATGGTCATCTTCCGCGAGAACTCCGAGGATATCTACGCCGGTATCGAGTGGCCCGCGGGCAGTGCCGAGGCCGTCAAGATCATCGACTTCCTGCAGCGCGAGATGGGCGTGACCAAGATCCGTTTCCCCGCCACCTCCGGGATCGGCATCAAGCCGGTGTCCGCGGAAGGCACCAAGCGCCTGGTGCGCAAGGCGCTGCAGTATGCCGTCGACCAGGATCTGCCCTCCGTCACGCTGGTGCACAAGGGCAACATCATGAAATTCACCGAGGGTGCCTTCAAGGCCTGGGGCTACGAGCTGGCGCGGGAGGAATTCGGCGCGGTCGAGCTCGACGGCGGCCCCTGGTGCACCTTCAGCAATCCCAGGACCGGCAGGGAAATCGTGGTCAAGGACGTGATCGCTGACGCCTTCCTGCAGCAGATCCTCCTGCGCCCGAAGGAATACAGCGTGATCGCCACGCTCAACCTGAACGGCGATTACATCTCGGACGCACTGGCCGCGCAGGTCGGCGGCATCGGCATGGCCCCCGGCGCCAACCTCTCCGACACGGTCGCGATGTACGAGGCGACCCATGGTACCGCACCGGGTTATGCCGGCAAGGACCAGGTCAATCCCAGCTCGCTGATCCTGTCGGCGGAGATGATGTTGCGGCACCTCGGCTGGAACGAGGCGGCGGATCTCATCATCAAGGGCCTGTCCGCCACCATCGCCGGCGGCACCGTGACCTATGACCTGCATCGGCTCATGCCGGGCGCGACGCTGGCGAGCTGCTCCGGCTTCGGCCGCGCCATCCTCGCCAACGCCTGAGGCGTTTGCCGCACCGGCGCGGCGGCCGTGCGCAGTCATGCGCGGCCCGCTGCGCCGGCTTCCCGCATGCCACGCAAGCGGGCGTCGCCATTTCAAGTTCGCACCGGTCTTGCCGATTCATGGGACAGGGTCCGGTCGCGCAACTTGTCGTCTGCCGCGCTGTCAAACACCCGTCGGGCTACTCTGTATGTTTATGAAGTGAGTGGTAAAATACCCTCATCGTGAACAGGTGCCCGGAACGGGAGGCAGGAACCGGATTATGAGCGGTGAGCAGGAACGTCGGGACGGTGACGGGCTAGCGCTCCAGGAGGCAAAGCCCGAGCTCAAGGAACCGTCCATGTACAAGGTGTTTCTCCTGAACGATGACTACACGCCCATGGAGTTCGTCGTGACCTTGCTGGAGAAACTGTTCGGGATGGATCGCGAGAAGGCAACGCGCATCATGTTGCTGGTGCACAGTCAGGGCAAGGGGGTTTGCGGCATCTACACCTACGAGATCGCCGAAACCAAGGTGGCGCAGGTCAATGAATATTCCCAGCGCCACCAGCACCCGCTGCTGTGCAGCATGGAAAAGGTCTAGTTGGCGATTTGCTTGCGAGGTGCTGACATGTTGAGCAAGGAACTCGAATTCACCCTGAACCTGGCCTTCAAGGAGGCGCGGGAGAAAAACCACGAGTTCATGACCGTGGAGCACCTGCTTTATGCGCTGCTCGGCAATCCCTCCGCGGTCGAGGTGCTGCGCGCGTGCGGCGGCAACGTCGAGCAGCTCAAGCGGGAAGTCGGCGCCTTCATCGAGGAAACCACCCCGAAACTCAACCCGGGCGACACCCGTGAGACCCAGCCCACGCTGGGATTTCAGCGCGTGCTGCAGCGCGCGGTGTTCCACGTGCAGTCGTCCGACAAGAACGAGGTTACCGGCGCCAACGTGCTGGTGGCCATCTTCAGCGAGCAGGAATCCCAAGCGGTGTATTTCCTGAACAAGCTGGACATCACGCGCCTCGACGTCATCAACTACATCTCGCACGGCATCTCCAAGGTCAACGAAACGCCCGACGAAAGCATCGAAAATCCGGCGGACACCGAGCTGCAGGACAACACCGCGAAGCAGCCGCTGGAAACCTTCGCCACCAATCTCAACGAACTCGCCGCGCAGGGCCGCATCGATCCCCTGATCGGGCGCCGCGCCGAGGTCCAGCGCACCATCCAGATCCTGTGCCGCCGGCGCAAGAACAACCCGCTGTTCGTGGGCGAGGCGGGCGTGGGCAAGACGGCGATCGCCGAAGGGCTGGCGCGCATGATCGTGGAAGGCGATGTACCGGATGTGCTGTTGAACAGCACCATCTATTCGCTCGACCTGGGCTCCTTGGTGGCGGGCACCAAGTACCGCGGCGATTTCGAGAAGCGCTTCAAGGCGGTGCTGTCACAGCTGCGCAAGGAACCGGGCGCCATCCTGTTCATCGACGAGATCCACACCATGATCGGCGCCGGCGCCGCGTCCGGTGGCGTCATGGATGCCTCGAACCTGATGAAGCCGCTGCTGGCCTCCGGCGAGCTCAAGTGCATCGGCTCGACCACCTACACGGAATACCGCGGCATCTTTGAAAAGGACCACGCCCTGTCCCGGCGCTTCCAGAAGGTCGACATCAACGAACCCTCGGTGGAGGAAACCTTCACCATCCTCAAGGGTCTCAAGTCGCGCTTCGAGGAGCATCACAAGGTCAAGTACTCCATCGGCGCCTTGCGCAGCGCGGCCGAGCTGGCCGACCGCTACATCAACGACCGCCACCTGCCCGACAAGGCCGTGGACGTGATCGACGAGGCCGGCGCCAGCCAGCGCCTGCGTCCGCCGTCACGGCGCAAGAAGACCATCGGCGTCGCCGAGATCGAGCATGTCATCGCACTGATGGCGCGCATTCCGGAAAAGTCGGTTTCCGCCTCCGACAAGGAAACGCTGCGCAACCTGGAGCGCGATCTCAAGATGGTCGTTTACGGCCAGGATAAGGCGATCGAGACCCTGGCCACATCGATCAAGATGCAGCGCTCCGGACTGGGCAACGAGACCCGCCCGATCGGATCGTTCCTGTTCGCCGGACCGACCGGTGTCGGCAAGACCGAGGTCACCCGCCAGCTCGCACGCATCATGGGATTGGAGCTGGTCCGGTTCGACATGTCCGAGTACATGGAACGGCATACCGTATCGCGCCTGATCGGCGCACCGCCCGGTTATGTCGGCTACGACCAGGGCGGCCTGCTGACCGAGGCCATATCCAAGAACCCGCATGTGGTGCTGCTGCTGGACGAGATCGAGAAGGCGCATCCGGATGTCTTCAACCTGCTGCTGCAGGTCATGGATCACGGCACGCTGACCGACAACAACGGCCGCAAGGCGGATTTCCGCAATGTCATCCTGGTCATGACCACCAATGCCGGGGCGCACGAGATGAACCGACCCTCCATCGGCTTCACCCAGCAGGACCACAGCTCGGACGCCATGGAGGCGATACGCAAGCTGTTCACCCCGGAGTTCCGCAACCGGCTCGACGCCATCGTGCAGTTCGCGCCGCTCGACCCGACCGTGATCGTACAGGTCGTGGACAAGTTCATCTTCGAGCTGGAGGCGCAGCTGCAGGAACAGCAGGTGACGCTGGACCTCGACGAGGCGGCGCGGCTGTGGCTGGCCGAGCACGGCTACGACCCGAAGATGGGTGCACGGCCGATGGCGCGGCTGATCCAGCAGCACATCAAGAAGCCGCTGGCGGAGGAATTACTGTTCGGCCGGCTCGTGGGCGGCGGTCACCTGCTGATTCACCTGGAAGACGGCGAACTCGCCTTTGATATCGAGGGCAAGGCGCTGCCGGTCACCTGAGGCCGCGGGGGCGGCTAGCGGGCGCGGTAGATGATGCGCCCCTTGGTCAGGTCGTAGGGGGTCAGCTCGACAGTGACCTTGTCGCCGCGCAGGATGCGGATGTAATGTTTGCGCATCTTGCCGGAAATATGCGCCGTCACCACATGGCCGTTCTCCAGTTCGACCCGGAACATGGTGTTCGGAAGGGTCTCGACCACGGTCCCCTCCATCTCGATGTGATCTTCTTTTGCCATGAAATTCCAAGCGCCTGTTGAATTCAGCCGGGCATTATACCGGAATTGGGCGTCCTTCATATCCCGTCTTCTACCGAGATCCGCCAGCGCCCGGGGGCAGGGCCGTCGGCACAGGATTCGGCGAGGATCCGCACGAATTCCCGGCGCGGCATGGTGATTGCGCCCAGGCTGGCCAGGTGCGCGGTGTGCACCTGGCAGTCGATCAGGCGAAAACCGCGCTGCTGCAGCAGTCTCACCAGCTGGACGAACGCCACCTTGGACGCATCCGGTTCGCGGGCGAACATTGATTCACCGAAGAAAATACGACCCAGCGCGACCCCGTAGAGCCCGCCGACCAGGACGTCGTCGCGCCAGCATTCCGCCGAATGCGCGTAACCGGCGGTGTGCAGCGCGATGTAGGCCGCCTGCATCTCGGGGATGATCCAGGTCCCGGCCTGCCCGGGTCGCGGCGCGGCGCAGTGGCGGATGACCGCCGGAAAGTCGCGATCGAAGCTGACGCGGAACCGTTCCCGGCGCAGCGTTCTGGCGAGGCTGTGCGAGACATGCAGGTCCGATGGGTACAGTACCAGGCGCGGGTCCGGCGACCACCACAGGATCGGCTGGCGGGGTCCGTACCAGGGAAAGATGCCCCGGCGGTAGGCCGCGAGCAGCCGCGGCAGGGACAGGTCTCCGCCCAGCGCAAGCAGGCCGTCGGGATCCCGCAGGGCGAGTTCGACGTCCGGGAAGCCGGACGCCGGATCCTTGCTGTCGATCCAGAACGGTGCCGTGTCGTTGCTGCGTATCATTGCTGGCCGCCTGCCTGCCCGTCTCCGCTGCCGCCGTCGCCGTCGCCCGTACGGTAGGGCGAGGTCTCCTGCAGGTCGTCATGATACGCGACCATCAGGGTATGTTCCTGGTTCAGGTAATGCGCGATCGCGGCGCGAAATCGCTCGTCCCGGAGCCAGTGGGCGGACCAGGTATAACTGGGCAGGAAGCCGCGGCTGATCTTGTGCTCGCCCTGGGCGCCCGGTTCGAACAGTTCCAGACCGTGCCGGATGGCGTACTCGATACCCTGGTAGTAGCAGGTCTCGAAATGCAGGCTGTGATAGTCCGCGCGGCAACCCCAGTGACGTCCGTACAGCGCCGTCGGGCTGCGCAGCATGATGGCGCCGGCGACCGGAAGCTGATCGTGCAGCGCTAACACCAGCACCACCTGGTCGCCCATGGTGCGGCCGATCTCCTCGAAGAACGCCAGCGACAGGGTCGGGATGCCGGATTTCTTCTCGAAGGTCGTGCGGTAGAAATCATGCATGACCCGCCACTGCGCGGGCGTTACCTCGCCGCCGTGCAGGATTTCCATGCGGATACCCGCATCCGCCACGTAACGGCGCTCGCGGCGGATCTTCTTGCGCTTGCGTGAGGTCAGGCCTGCCAGAAAATCGTCGAACGACGTGTAGCCTCTGTTATGCCAGTGAAAGTGACAGCTGCTGCGGCGCAGCAGCCCGCGCGCGACCAGCAGGGCGGTATCCGCGGGATCGGTGAACAGCCAGTGCAGCGAGGAGGCCCCGGCCGCCGCGGTCAGTGCCAGCGCGGCATCGACCAGCGCCTGCGCCACCGCGTCGCGGTCGGCATCCGCTGCCACCAGGATGCGGGCGCCGGTAACGGGCGTATAGGGGATGGCGGCCACGAGCTTCGGGTAATAGGGCAGGCCGGCGCGATGATAGGCATCGGCCCAGGCCCAGTCGAAGACGAACTCGCCGTAGGAATTGTCCTTGAGGTACAGCGGCACCGCACCGCACAGCCGGCCGTCCGCGCCGTAGGCGGCGAGATGGCGCGGCAGCCAGCCATAGTGCGCGCCGACGCAATCATGCCGCTCCAGGGCGGCGAGGAATTCGTGCCTGAGAAGGGATGCGCGGTGCCGGCAACGCGGTTCCAGTCAGCGGCCGTTACCGCGTCGATGCACTCCAGTACGGCCGTACGCATCGTTCAGTCCGCGCCCGGGCCGACCGCCTCGGTAGCGCCGGCCGTATCAGCCCCCGGAACGGTGCGCCAGGTTGTCGAGATAGGCCTCGGCATCCAGGGCGGCCATACAGCCGGTGCCGGCCGAGGTGATCGCCTGGCGGTAGACGTGGTCGCTGACGTCGCCCGCGGCGAAAATGCCCTCGACGCTGGTGGCGGTCGCCATGCCTTCCAGGCCGCTGCGCACCTTGATGTAGCCGTTGGCCATGTCCAGCTGGCCATCGAATATCTGCGTGTTGGGCCGGTGGCCGATGGCGATGAACACGCCGGTCAGTTCGATGTCGGACGTGTTGTCGTCCTTGATGTTCCTGACACGCATGCCGGTGACGCCGCTGGCATCGCCCAGCACCTCTTCCAGCACGCTGTCCCACAGGATCGTGACCAGGCCTTCTTCCTGCTTGCGGAACAGCCGGTCCTGCAGGATCTTCTCGGCACGCAGTTCGTCGCGCCGGTGCACCAGGGTGACGTGTGCAGCGATATTCGCAAGATAGAGCGCTTCCTCCACCGCGGTGTTGCCGCCGCCGATCACCGCCACCTGCTGTTGCCGGTAGAAGAAGCCGTCGCAGGTGGCGCAGGCCGAGACGCCCTTGCCCTTGAACGCCTCCTCCGAAGGCAGTCCCAGGTACATCGCCGAGGCGCCGGTCGCGATGATGAGCGCATCGCAGCTATAGGTGCCGGAATCACCCGTGAGCGAGAAGGGGCGGCGACTGAAATCGACACTGTGGATGTGGTCGAACACGATCTCGGTATTGAAGCGTTCCGCGTGCCGGCGCATCTCCTCCATCAGTCCAGGCCCCTGCAGGTCGGGCGCGCCACCCGGCCAGTTCTCCACCTCCGTAGTGGTCATGAGCTGGCCGCCCTGTTCCAGGCCGGTCACCAGCACCGGCGCCAGATTGGCGCGTGCGGCATAGACCGCGGCCGTGTAGCCAGCCGGTCCGGATCCGAGGATGAGAAGGCGGCAGTGCTTGATATCGCTCATGTATAATGCTCCGATTTGAATCCGTGAGACGCCGTTCGTGTAATGTCAGCATGCTGGCGGGAGAGTTTCGACCGGATTGTGGTCGCCGGGTTCCGGCAGCAGCCGGCAACCGGTCCGACCGACGCCTCGCGAATGGTACGTAACTTGACGAACAGGGTAAAGCAAGCGTGAAGATCGGGATTCCACGGGAGATCAAGCCCCTGGAGGGGCGCGTCGCACTCAGCCCGGACGCCTGCGCCGCGCTGGTGCAGGCGGGACATGCGGTGTACGTGGAGCAGGGCGCCGGGCTGTTGTCCGGCTTCAGCGATGCCGGCTACAGCGCGGCAGGCGCGACACTGTGTCCCTCCGCCGCCGCGACCTACGCGGCGGCCCAGCTGCTGGTCAAGGTCAAGGAGCCGATCGCGGGCGACCTCGCGCACCTGCGCAAGGACCACCTGCTGTTCTGTTTTCTGCATCTGGCGCCCGAGCCCGCGCTGACCCGCAGGCTGCTGGAGATCGGGCTGACCGCCATCGCCTTCGAAACCGTGGAAACCGACAGCGGCGAGCTGCCGCTGCTGGCCCCGATGAGCGACATCGCCGGCCGGCTGGCGACGCAGATTGGCACGCACCTGCTGCATCAGCCTCAGGGCGGCAAGGGTCTGCTGCTCGGCGGGCTGCCGGGTGTCGGGCGCGGTCGCGTGGTGGTGCTCGGCGCCGGGCATGCCGGAGGCAATGCGGCGGCCATGGCGGCCGCGATCGGCGCCGAGGTCACGGTATTCGACCTGCGCCGCGACCGGCTGGCCGCCATGCGCGCGCTCGGCAACAATGTCACCAGCCTGTATCCTTACCCCGACAACGTGCGCACGCATGTTGCCGCCGCCGACCTGCTGATCGGCGCGGTTTTGCGCACCGGTGCGCGGGCGCCGCACGTCGTCACGCGCGAACTGGTGGCCAGCATGGAGCCGGGCAGCGTGGTCGTCGACATCTCGGTCGACCAGGGTGGCTGTATCGAGACCACGCGACCGACGACCTATGCGGACCCGACCTACGTCGAGGCAGGCGTCGTGCATTTCTGCGTGACCAACATGCCCGGTGCCGTGCCGCACAGCGCCAGTCATGCGATTTCGGCAGCCCTGCTGCCCTATGTGCTGCAACTCGCGCAGGCGGGCTGGGAGGATGTCGCCGAGCTGCGCCGGGGCATCAACGTGCGCGCAGGCGCGGTGATCCACCCGGCCTTGCAAGTCAATACTTGATTGCGGCACAAAATAGCAAATAGAATCCTGCGATTGGCGAGACAAGCTCCGAAAGAAGATTATTTTGGCCCAGGCACGGCGCAAAACGACTGATGTTCCCCGGATCACCCACCAGGTGACCCGCGGCCTGCGCGAGGGCGCGCTGCTGCTGCTCGGCACGCTCGGCATCTTCCTGCTGGTCTCGCTGGCCAGTTACCACCCGGCAGATCCCGGCTGGTCCAACAGCGGGGCGGTCACCCACATCAGCAATGCCGGTGGCCTGATCGGGGCGTGGCTGGCCGACGTGCTGCTCTACCTGCTCGGATTCCTGGCCTATCTGTTTCCCGTCATGATCGCCTACAGCGGCTGGCTGGTTTACCGCGACCACAGCCCGACCGGCGGCATCGATCTGCACGTGCTCGCGGTGCGCTGGGCGGGTTTCCTGCTGACGGTCGGCGCCGGCTGCGGCCTGGCGGCGCTGGAAGCGGGCAATACCAACAGCGGCCTGCCGGCCGGCGCCGGCGGCGTCCTCGGCAAAGTGATCACCGGCGGCCTGATCGACGTGGTCAGCCCGGTCGGCACCATGTTGTTCCTGCTGGCCCTGTTCCTGACCGGGGTCACCCTGTTCACCGGCATATCGTGGCTGTCGGTCATGGATTTCATCGGCAAGCACACGCTGACCGCGGGCGACTTCCTGTATTACTACGGCGCGATGGTCCCGGAATACCTGGCGGCGCGGCGCGCGCGTAACGAGCGCAAGGAAGTGATAGAGACGGTGCAGCGGAAGCTGGCCGCCCGCAAACCGGTGCGGATCGAACCCGTCATCGAAAAGCCGCCCGTCAGCGATCGCAAGGAGCGCGAGCGCCAGGTCCCGCTGTTCGACCCGCCGGAAGACGGTGAACTGCCGCCGCTGTCGCTGCTGGACGAGCCGCGCGAATCCCAGGCGGGCTACTCGGAAGCTGCGCTGGAGGCGATGTCGCGCCTGGTCGAGATGAAACTGCTCGACTTCAACATCGAGGTGGAGGTCGTCGCCGTCAATCCAGGCCCGGTGATCACGCGCTTCGAGCTGGATCTCGGCCCCGGGGTCAAGGTCAGCCAGATCACCAACCTGGCCAAGGACATCGCGCGCGCGCTGTCCGCGATCAGCGTGCGCGTGGTCGAGGTCATCCCGGGCAAATCGGTGATCGGGCTGGAGATCCCCAACGAAAACCGCGCCATCATCACGCTGGGCGAGATCCTGAACACGCGCGAATACGATGACTCGTCCTCGCCGCTGACCCTGGCGCTGGGCAAGGATATCAGCGGCGTGCCGGTGGTGGTGGACCTGGCGAAGATGCCGCACCTGCTGGTGGCCGGCACCACCGGCTCCGGCAAATCGGTCGGCATCAACGCCATGGTACTGAGTCTGCTGTTCAAGACCCTGCCGAAGGACGTGCGCCTGATCATGATCGATCCGAAGATGCTCGAACTTTCGGTGTACGAGGGCATCCCGCACCTGCTCACCCCGGTGGTCACCGACATGAACGACGCCGCCAATGCGCTGCGCTGGTGCGTCGGCGAGATGGAACGGCGCTACCGCCTGATGGCCGCGCTCGGAGTGCGCAACATCGCGAGCTACAACCGCAAGGTCAGGGAGGCCATCGAGGCGGACGAACCCATCGAGGACCCGCTGTTCAATCCCGAGGAGGCGCTGGAAGGTACCGAGCACCCGACGCTGGAGACGCTGCCCTACATCGTGATCATCATCGACGAGCTCGCCGACATGATGATGGTGGTGGGCAAGAAGGTCGAGGAACTGATCGCGCGTCTGGCGCAGAAGGCGCGTGCGGCCGGGGTGCATCTCATCCTCGCCACCCAGCGGCCCTCGGTCGATGTCATCACCGGCCTGATCAAGGCCAATATCCCGACCCGCATCGCCTTCCAGGTTTCGTCCAAGATCGACTCGCGCACCATCCTCGACCAGATGGGCGCCGAGCAGCTGCTCGGGCACGGCGACATGCTCTATGTCGCGCCCGGTACCAGCGTCCCGGTCCGGGTGCACGGCGCCTTCGTGTCCGACCAGGAGGTGCACAAGGTCACCGCGCACCTCAAGGGTCGCTCCGAGCCGGAGTACCTGATCGATATTCTGGAGATGCCCAGCGAGCCGGTCCCCGGGCTGTCACCGGCCAACGGCGGCGGTACCGGCGACGACACCGAATCCGACCCGCTCTACGACCAGGCCGTGATGATCGTGACCCAGACCCGCAAGGCCTCGATCTCCGGTGTCCAGCGCCGGCTCAAGATCGGCTACAACCGCGCCGCGCGCATGATTGAACATATGGAGGAAACCGGTGTCGTAGGCCCCATGGAAACCAACGGCAGCCGCCAGGTGCTGGCGCCGCCGCCGCCCGACTGAGGGACTCATGCCCATCCGTCTGATCAAGGTCCTGTGCACGGCCCTGCTGTGCCTGGCCACGCCGGTGCTGGCGGGAACAACACCGGCGTACGTGGAGCGTTTCTTCAGCGATCTGGTCACCCTGCAGGCCGATTTCGACCAACTGGTGGTCGACAGCAGCGCCCGGACCGTCCAGTCGTCACGCGGCCAGCTTTGGATCATGCGTCCGGGGCGCTTCCGCTGGGATTATCTCGCCCCGTACAAGCAGCAACTCGTTGCCGATGGCGAGCGGGTCTGGTCGTATGACGAGGACCTGGAACAGGTCACTGTGCAGCCTGCGAACGAGGTGCTGACCGCGACCCCCGCGATGCTGCTCAGCGGCAGCCGGCCACTGGCCGAGGCATTCACCATCGAGGAAGTGGCGAACGGGCAGGTGCGGCTCACCCCGCGCACGGACGACAGCAACATCACCACGCTCACGCTCGCCTTTGCCGACGGCGTGCTGTCCCGCATCGAGGCGCACGACAGCTTTGGCAACACCACGACCTTCAGCTTCAGCAACGTGGTCCGCAACCCGCCGCTCGGAAAGGAACTCTTCCACTTCGAGCCGCCGCCCGGGGCGGATGTGGTGGGAGCAACCGACTGACGCCACGCGCGTATGCCGGATCACGCCGTTGCACCCTACCGGCCCCTGGCCGACCGCATGCGACCGCGCAACCTGGCCGCTTTCACCGGCCAGCCGCATATCCTCGGTCCGGGCAAGCCGCTGCAGCGCGCCATCGAGGAGGGCAATCTGCACTCCATGGTGCTGTGGGGCCCGCCGGGCACCGGCAAGACCACCCTGGCACGGTTGCTGGCCGAGCAGTCCAACGCACAATTCCTCACCCTGTCGGCGGTGCTCGCGGGGGTGAAGGAAATACGGGCCGCCGTCGCCACGGCGCAGGAACTGCGCGAGCGGGATGGGCGGCCGACCATCCTGTTCGTGGACGAGGCGCACCGCTTCAACAAGTCCCAGCAGGACGCCTTCCTGCCTTACGTGGAGGATGGCACGGTCATCTTCATCGGGGCGACCACCGAGAACCCGTCGTTTGAACTGAACCGCGCGCTGCTCTCGCGGGTGCGTACCTACGTGCTCAGACGACTCGAACCCGCTGCCCTGCGCGCCATCATCGACACGGCGCTCGCCGATCCCGTGCATGGACTGGGCACGCGCCGGCTGTCGATTCCGGGTGACTGGCTCGACCGCTTGGCCGTGGCCGCCGACGGCGACGCGCGGCGTGCACTGAACCTGCTGGAGATCGCCGCGGATCTGGCCGCGACGGAAGACGGCGTGGCGGTCATACCCGAGGGTGTGTTT
The window above is part of the Pseudomonadota bacterium genome. Proteins encoded here:
- a CDS encoding DNA translocase FtsK 4TM domain-containing protein encodes the protein MTRGLREGALLLLGTLGIFLLVSLASYHPADPGWSNSGAVTHISNAGGLIGAWLADVLLYLLGFLAYLFPVMIAYSGWLVYRDHSPTGGIDLHVLAVRWAGFLLTVGAGCGLAALEAGNTNSGLPAGAGGVLGKVITGGLIDVVSPVGTMLFLLALFLTGVTLFTGISWLSVMDFIGKHTLTAGDFLYYYGAMVPEYLAARRARNERKEVIETVQRKLAARKPVRIEPVIEKPPVSDRKERERQVPLFDPPEDGELPPLSLLDEPRESQAGYSEAALEAMSRLVEMKLLDFNIEVEVVAVNPGPVITRFELDLGPGVKVSQITNLAKDIARALSAISVRVVEVIPGKSVIGLEIPNENRAIITLGEILNTREYDDSSSPLTLALGKDISGVPVVVDLAKMPHLLVAGTTGSGKSVGINAMVLSLLFKTLPKDVRLIMIDPKMLELSVYEGIPHLLTPVVTDMNDAANALRWCVGEMERRYRLMAALGVRNIASYNRKVREAIEADEPIEDPLFNPEEALEGTEHPTLETLPYIVIIIDELADMMMVVGKKVEELIARLAQKARAAGVHLILATQRPSVDVITGLIKANIPTRIAFQVSSKIDSRTILDQMGAEQLLGHGDMLYVAPGTSVPVRVHGAFVSDQEVHKVTAHLKGRSEPEYLIDILEMPSEPVPGLSPANGGGTGDDTESDPLYDQAVMIVTQTRKASISGVQRRLKIGYNRAARMIEHMEETGVVGPMETNGSRQVLAPPPPD
- a CDS encoding replication-associated recombination protein A, whose product is MPDHAVAPYRPLADRMRPRNLAAFTGQPHILGPGKPLQRAIEEGNLHSMVLWGPPGTGKTTLARLLAEQSNAQFLTLSAVLAGVKEIRAAVATAQELRERDGRPTILFVDEAHRFNKSQQDAFLPYVEDGTVIFIGATTENPSFELNRALLSRVRTYVLRRLEPAALRAIIDTALADPVHGLGTRRLSIPGDWLDRLAVAADGDARRALNLLEIAADLAATEDGVAVIPEGVFAEVISGGTRRFDKGGDDFYDQISALHKSVRGSSPDAALYWLVRMLDGGCDPLYLARRIVRMASEDIGNADPRALTLCLNAWDVQERLGSPEGELALAQAVLYLACAPKSNAVYTAYNTARGDIGRTGSLEVPVHLRNAPTRLMKELGYGREYRYAHDEPEAYAAGECYFPEGMGTPNYYRPVPRGLEIKLAEKLAHLRELDRRQAKK
- the lolA gene encoding outer membrane lipoprotein chaperone LolA, coding for MPIRLIKVLCTALLCLATPVLAGTTPAYVERFFSDLVTLQADFDQLVVDSSARTVQSSRGQLWIMRPGRFRWDYLAPYKQQLVADGERVWSYDEDLEQVTVQPANEVLTATPAMLLSGSRPLAEAFTIEEVANGQVRLTPRTDDSNITTLTLAFADGVLSRIEAHDSFGNTTTFSFSNVVRNPPLGKELFHFEPPPGADVVGATD